The following proteins come from a genomic window of Pseudomonas sp. MAG733B:
- the gatC gene encoding Asp-tRNA(Asn)/Glu-tRNA(Gln) amidotransferase subunit GatC produces the protein MALERSDVEKIAHLACLGLNDADLPHITSALNSILGLVDEMQAVNTDGIEPLAHPLEASQRLRADVVTETNNREAYQSIAPAVENGLYLVPKVID, from the coding sequence ATGGCGCTAGAACGCTCCGACGTGGAAAAAATCGCTCATCTGGCCTGTCTTGGCCTCAATGATGCCGATCTTCCACACATCACTTCGGCCCTCAACAGCATTCTCGGGCTGGTCGACGAAATGCAGGCGGTCAATACCGACGGTATCGAACCGCTCGCCCACCCACTGGAAGCCAGCCAGCGCCTGCGCGCAGACGTCGTGACCGAGACCAATAACCGCGAGGCTTACCAGTCCATCGCACCAGCGGTCGAAAACGGCCTGTACCTGGTTCCGAAAGTCATCGACTAA
- the mreB gene encoding rod shape-determining protein MreB, whose translation MFKKLRGMFSSDLSIDLGTANTLIYVRERGIVLNEPSVVAIRTHGNQKSVVAVGTEAKRMLGRTPGNIAAIRPMKDGVIADFSVCEKMLQYFINKVHENSFLQPSPRVLICVPCKSTQVERRAIRESALGAGAREVFLIEEPMAAAIGAGLPVEEARGSMVVDIGGGTTEIALISLNGVVYAESVRVGGDRFDEAIITYVRRNYGSLIGESTAERIKQEIGTAYPGGEVREVDVRGRNLAEGVPRAFTLNSNEVLEALQESLATIVQAVKSALEQSPPELASDIAERGLVLTGGGALLRDLDKLLAQETGLPVIVAEDPLTCVARGGGRALEMMDKHTMDLLSSE comes from the coding sequence ATGTTCAAGAAACTGCGTGGCATGTTTTCCAGCGATCTCTCCATTGACCTGGGCACTGCCAACACCCTTATTTACGTGCGCGAGCGCGGAATCGTCCTGAATGAGCCATCGGTTGTGGCTATTCGGACACACGGTAACCAGAAAAGTGTCGTTGCTGTCGGCACCGAAGCCAAGCGCATGCTCGGCCGTACGCCGGGCAACATTGCTGCCATTCGTCCGATGAAGGACGGCGTGATCGCCGACTTCAGCGTCTGCGAAAAGATGCTGCAGTACTTCATCAACAAGGTTCACGAAAACAGCTTCCTGCAACCTAGCCCTCGCGTGCTGATTTGCGTTCCTTGCAAATCCACCCAGGTCGAGCGTCGCGCCATCCGTGAATCGGCCCTTGGTGCCGGTGCCCGTGAAGTGTTCCTGATCGAAGAGCCAATGGCTGCTGCGATCGGTGCCGGCCTGCCGGTGGAAGAAGCTCGCGGTTCGATGGTCGTGGATATCGGTGGTGGTACCACTGAAATCGCATTGATCTCCCTGAACGGTGTGGTTTACGCCGAATCCGTCCGTGTTGGCGGCGACCGTTTCGACGAAGCGATCATCACCTACGTGCGTCGCAACTACGGCAGCCTGATCGGCGAGTCGACTGCAGAGCGCATCAAGCAGGAAATCGGTACTGCCTACCCGGGCGGCGAAGTTCGTGAAGTCGACGTTCGTGGCCGTAACCTGGCCGAAGGCGTTCCACGCGCATTCACCCTGAACTCCAACGAAGTGCTGGAAGCTCTGCAAGAGTCCCTGGCAACCATCGTTCAGGCCGTGAAAAGTGCACTGGAGCAATCGCCTCCGGAACTGGCTTCCGACATCGCCGAGCGTGGTCTGGTACTGACCGGTGGTGGCGCCTTGCTGCGTGACCTGGACAAATTGCTGGCCCAGGAAACCGGTCTGCCGGTGATCGTTGCCGAAGATCCGCTGACCTGCGTTGCTCGCGGCGGTGGCCGTGCATTGGAAATGATGGATAAACACACCATGGATCTGCTCTCCAGCGAATAA